In one window of Pristiophorus japonicus isolate sPriJap1 chromosome 9, sPriJap1.hap1, whole genome shotgun sequence DNA:
- the LOC139274046 gene encoding prolactin-releasing peptide receptor-like, whose protein sequence is MVAMAAADLLVITINVMLHRVFTYHFPHSFLGYTAVCRSLIYLNTAALDMSVWFTVSFTCDRFVSICCEKFKAKYCTVKSAAAIITTLSVLLCLDNIPFWYAYETERIVHNIHWGCRTKIGFFTSAAGTAYAWLETALSPGIPFAVILLCNGLTVRRILVASRARRGLRGQASESQSDPEMANRRKSIILLFTVSGSFILLWVTAAVSYLTSSLVVYALSDYTSPAYIASVTGFMLMYLSSCTNTCIYAATQTKFREELVKMVKNPCTSILTLVKKI, encoded by the coding sequence ATGGTTGCCATGGCagcagcagatctactggtcataACCATCAATGTAATGCTGCACCGCGTTTTTACATATCACTTTCCCCATTCATTCCTCGGCTACACCGCTGTCTGTAGGTCCCTTATATACCTCAATACTGCTGCCCTTGACATGTCGGTATGGTTTACTGTCTCCTTCACATGTGACCGTTTTGTATCCATCTGCTGTGAGAAGTTCAAAGCGAAATACTGCACAGTGAAAAGTGCAGCCGCGATTATAACAACGCTCTCTGTCCTGCTCTGTTTGGACAATATCCCCTTTTGGTATGCATACGAAACTGAACGAATAGTTCACAATATTCACTGGGGGTGCCGCACGAAGATTGGATTTTTCACTTCGGCTGCAGGCACAGCGTACGCCTGGTTAGAAACTGCCCTATCTCCAGGAATTCCCTTCGCTGTGATATTACTGTGTAACGGTTTGACAGTCAGACGTATTctagtggccagcagagcccgcaggggaCTCCGGGGTCAGGCCAGTGAGAGTCAGAGCGATCCAGAGATGGCGAACcggaggaaatccatcattttactgttcacTGTATCGGGTAGTTTTATACTGTTGTGGGTGACAGCTGCCGTTAGTTATTTAACAAGCTCCCTGGTCGTTTATGCCTTAAGCGATTATACATCTCCGGCATACATCGCCTCTGTAACTGGCTTCATGCTCATGTATTTGAGTTCCTGTACAAACACATGTATCTATGCAGCGACACAAACTAAATTCAGGGAGGAGTTGGTGAAGATGGTGAAGAATCCTTGTACATCGATTCTGACATTGGTTAAAAAAATTTGA